The following is a genomic window from Candidatus Paceibacterota bacterium.
CACCAGCCACGACCGCCAGAATTGATAAGCGCCACTGCGATACCGGCGACTGGCTCAGGCGCTTCAGGCAATCCGTGGGACCGGAAGGTCGGTCATCAGCAGCAAGCCGGAGGGAGCGGCGAGCAGCCGCGGGACTGTGTTGACCAGTGCAGCAACAGTAGCCTGGTCGCCCGCCACACCGCCCTGGATTACGAACCTCAGCGGCGGCTCCCCATCTACCTGGACTGCGTCCTGGGGATCCTTTGCATCCAGATACATCTTCAAGTCCAGCGTCAGGCAGATTGATCTCCCGATCGTGCCTATTGCGCGCTGGTGGAGCCCGCAAGTCTGACCTTTTTTCACCGCCACATGCTGCGTCCGAATGTCGTGGTCGGCCACCACCGCATCGCCAGTCTCGATAATGTTCTTCACCTTCCACCCCAGGCAGTGCGCGATAAGCGCCAACGACTCTTTCAAACCTGCGTGACCTGCCTTCCCTTGCCTGAACAGGCGCCGGAATTGTGCGGGCGGCAGGCCGCTCCCAATCTTCTTTTGCAGGGGCGCCCGCCGCGTGGAGGCGTTCACCACGCGTTGCACATGGAGCGCGCGCACATCCCGGTTCACGCCCGTCAGACACACCGGCAGCACGTCCATGACAAAGCCGGGATTCACGCCGGTGCCGACAACTCGAGCGCCAGTCTTCCGACAAATCCGGTCGAGCTTCGCTGCAAGTGCCGGGTTGCGCAGTTGAGGGAATAGCAACTCCTCGCAAGAGGAAACCACGCTGATCCCACGTCGGGCCATCGGCTCAATTTGCACAAAGGCATCCTTGAATTTCGAAACGGTGGTATGCAAAATGACGTCCGGCCGGGCGTGGGCGGCTAACTTATTCAGCGTTCCGTACACCTTGCGGTTACGCAGACGTTTTAGCTGAGTGATATTGCCCAAATCCTGGCCGATCATCGCGGGGTTAATATCCACTCCCCCCACGATCTCCGCCCATGGC
Proteins encoded in this region:
- a CDS encoding dihydrodipicolinate reductase; this encodes MKIKIAQFGLGPIGLEALKLAAAKPWAEIVGGVDINPAMIGQDLGNITQLKRLRNRKVYGTLNKLAAHARPDVILHTTVSKFKDAFVQIEPMARRGISVVSSCEELLFPQLRNPALAAKLDRICRKTGARVVGTGVNPGFVMDVLPVCLTGVNRDVRALHVQRVVNASTRRAPLQKKIGSGLPPAQFRRLFRQGKAGHAGLKESLALIAHCLGWKVKNIIETGDAVVADHDIRTQHVAVKKGQTCGLHQRAIGTIGRSICLTLDLKMYLDAKDPQDAVQVDGEPPLRFVIQGGVAGDQATVAALVNTVPRLLAAPSGLLLMTDLPVPRIA